In the genome of Malania oleifera isolate guangnan ecotype guangnan chromosome 5, ASM2987363v1, whole genome shotgun sequence, the window tagaacATATGAaacctaggaaatgctaaatggaaattattctgggagttgtgttgaataatttggggaaaatgtgaattgcaGGTTTTTGGGCTACGAACGCCGAAGGGCATAGGAAATTGGGTGTTTTAGCAAAATCTcggtaagccaagtaaggggaataaattataacagttaccTAGCAGGTGATGttagagatggctaggagttcggGAGGGCGgagctgcatgattgagcagttcacaaGTATGAGACCTATATCGTTTtctggaggagctgacccacttGTGGCTGAGAACTGGGTCCAGGATATGGAGGACATGTTGGCAGTTTTGCTGTGTATAGATGAGCTAAAAGTTTCCTTTGCGACATTTAAGCTGACAGAGGAAGTAAAGCGCTTGTGGAGATCAACAAGATTGTTGGAGGAGAAGAGACCGGAACCTATAGCGGTGATATGGAGTCATCTCAGGGAGAtcttttttgagagatactttctgttggaattggtgtattcccaagagggggggtgaattgggtatttaaaaattcctcctAGATTTGGTCCAAATTCCACAACCAGTATTACccaaacttagggtctttctatatattcaTAAACCCAATTTATCTCAATAGtgaaacataaacattcaagtgttggaatttaaaatgctaaaattaaaagcaggcacaagaaatgttatcgggattcggccaactgtgcctatgtcctcgcctcagctcgcaagcctgaggattaccactattgctcacttaatgagtggagcgacaccttttacaaccaggtcaaattcttATGGccgacttcaacctttacaaattctccttacgaggcagagaaggccctaccaATCCTTACGGCCtcgatcaacaccccctcaggtcacacctgaaatacaacaatgaaatacaaatttgtgtacaGTTCAAAGTGTTTCTATCACAAGAAGATTTGCACCAATACACacatgcaataatcaatgcacttccaacagataagaactataaacTCGGTGCAACAATGTGTAATagcactcaatctaatgtcaataggcaATTAATTgcaagagtgtattttcaaacaatctttgaaacaatatatcaaagtATCTCCAATCAcaagtatggtttcaaagatatccaacAAGTGTAATCAAAACaatttttgcacaatcaaaacaCAAAcataatgagtcttgcaataatgatgcaaagactcactagttaaaagttttccccacacaaggatttattaattaaaccggggggggggggggggaaattggctaaactctcaatcaTAAATCAAACACATAATCAACACAATAAGAGTTTTAGCAAGTcgtacaatttaaaatcactcaaagatACTTCGATTTAGCAAAAGGAATGGCAAAGGATGAGTGTATTTGGCTTTGGGTAGGAAGAGAGGctctaaaaaatttagagaaaattttggctaatcaaatccTTAGTCATATCTTAATATTTCAAATGAACACATATTTATAGATATACCCAAAATTATGATTGTTGGGGATGGATACCACGGagattattaaaattgttttaaacgagtttaatcaaaataaccctgttttaacctcagtaaaaattaagcaacccgagagtttcggtcgaccatatttaaggttcgatcgaccaaatcaCTAAGTTCGGTTGTccatggcatttttgaactaaggttttggtcaaCCATATTTAGGCGATTTTAGACCCTCTGATTTTCGGTTGACGAGGGTAGGTTCAATTGACCAAATtcagaggtttggtcgactaggtcaAATATGAACTAAGGGTTTCGTTGACCAGAGCGTTGGGAATCacccacgtgtcagttcggtcgatcatacagttcaagttcattttaaaatggtcTACCAAatagtcaacctgttgaccctgggaggttcggtcgactgaagttctaTGTAGGTTCTGGTTCGGTCTACCGAGCACACTTAGGTTGcgcatttaagtcctgattttgaatattaattttatcTGATAGCATAAATTAAAATGAGGACTTACTCTAAGTATCTGTGTAaggtcctagggtctttctaaggtccttttaCCTAGACccaaaaatccagtgtcggtcgaccgaagggtgatccctaaggtcgttcaacggtcttgagcttataggttcctacatgcatgatatgcatcaattactACAGAccgttggaatttaaataatattacagacccgaattaaaaatacaaagaaattaaacactttgggtcttcttttttttttcaagtcaaTATGTGCCGCCATATGATTTCGCCAATTTGATCTTGCCCAcaaactcgacaaacattaaataccttttatttgtcattataaaaaatgagataggactcaaaaattcaacacttTCCCGCTACTGTTAAGAATGCGAAAGCGGCGGAGTTTCTGCATCTGACGCAGGGACCAATGACAatacagcagtatgcggcgagatttattgagctgtcTTGGTTTGCTCCGTATTTGGTATctgatgaggagaggaaggtgagGAAATTTAAGGAAGGTCTGAGGTAAAGTCTATTTGAGCTGGTTATAGGCTTTCGGGCTTAGACCTTTGCAGAGGTAGTAGACAGAGCTGCAGTGATTGAGGGTGGCCTTCAGAGAGGCACTGCAGTGCAGAGCCAGGGGAAGAGACCCGCCCCTTTAGATGTTCAGGCAGGGTCCAATCGAGGGCCTTGGAGGACGTAGAATAGTAGGGGAGGACAGAGACAGATAGTGAGAGATCGGGTTGTATAGGGTAATCATACGCCCCCTTCTTGTTCTATATACTATAGGAGACACTCAGGAGAGGGCCAGGTTAGGGATATTGTGTGTTTTCAGTGTTATTAGCCTGAGCATATGGTGAGAGATTGCCAAGAATTGCCAGTTGCTGTGCCTGCTTATAGACTATACTGAGGAGGTCATCAGGGACCTTGAGGTGAACAATAGAAGAATATTGCCCCAGATCAAGCCTATGCGCTGACACCGATGGATGTAGAGGCAGTAGGAGATGTTGTGATAGGTACagtttcaattctgtcatttacaactactgctttatttgattcaggggcgactcattcttttattgcccaggagtttgttaaattttatgggttaGAAACACAGCAGTTGGGTGTCAGTTTGTCAGTGGTTACACTGTCAGGGGCCATGGAAATATGTGATAAAGTACTTAGTAACTGTCCGATATGCATTCAGA includes:
- the LOC131155885 gene encoding uncharacterized protein LOC131155885; the encoded protein is MARSSGGRSCMIEQFTSMRPISFSGGADPLVAENWVQDMEDMLAVLLCIDELKVSFATFKLTEEVKRLWRSTRLLEEKRPEPIADSKIQHFPATVKNAKAAEFLHLTQGPMTIQQYAARFIELSWFAPYLVSDEERKVRKFKEGLRYEALELNDALSYEEVPVQILNRKEQKLRTKSIPLVKVLWCNYAIEEASWELEEKMHQRYPQLFSGNQD